The Aspergillus fumigatus Af293 chromosome 5, whole genome shotgun sequence nucleotide sequence AGCATCGACGGCGGGCGGGAGTAGAAGCTTGACGCACTTGCTGCATAGGGCGCATTCTGATGTGGTACAGACCAAAACGTACTGTATGTGTCAGCTGTTGATACGGAGGTTGCCTTGGAAGGCGAGTCTCCAATCGAAAGTCCATCAGCAGGAGAGGGGTCTCGGGGCATCCTCCACTTATCGGAAATCGAGCTTTGAAAGGAGGATTTGCGATTTAGTGGCGGCAGGTCTTGAGTGTATCTGGAGAAGCAATCGGACGAGCGGAGACTGCCGCCAGAGGATTGGGAAGCAAACGACAACTCTTCACCAGCAGTGCTCATTGGGCGCAAACTTGACGAAGacaggccaaggaagctTCGGTTGCTGGAGCCTTCGAACTTGACTCGCTCCTTTTGGAACAATTCACTGGCCCAGAGAACAGGCGCCTCGGCCATTGTATCACCGACGAGTCGGTTGATACTAACTTTGACCTCATAGCAGAAGCGGTGAATACGCTCTTCACCCTTGCAAAAATTGTCGATATTGTTCTGTGCTAGCCATTTCCGAGTCAACTCAACTTGTTCATCAGACAATTTATTCGGGCCGCCTTGGCTGCTGGGTGCCTTCATGACATTCATCACTTGCAACTCTGGCTTTTGCAGAACGGATCCTCCCAATGCGCGGGGGCTGCTGCGCGTTCGACGGTCGCTGGTAGAGATTGGTTGATAAAGACGAGCGGAGTAGACCATCGTCTTCAGTGCCAAGGCTACATTCCTTGCGTCCTCGTACCGCATCGAATTCTTGACGTCGGTCATGTACCACATCTTGTTTCGCAACTTCGTGATGGTtttgaccatctccttcacAGTTCCCTGCAGTTGCCACAAACTTCGATCCAGTGCCACAAAGTCGGCTTCGCAGCGCTCGATCACGGAGTGAGCTACCCGGAGCGAGCGTGAGCATGCCGTGTGCATAGGTTCCAGGATCCAAGAGTCATCACCAAGGCGAGAGGGTACGTCGGCGATACTGCGACGGAGCTGACGACTAGCGTTCCACCAATAGTGGGCACCCATAAAATCAGAATTATGGTAGCAGTGTGACATGACCTGGTTGAATCTGCTCTGCAGCGAGGAGGACTGTGAAGGGGCCATTTGGCCCCGCTCCCCGCAGTAGTCTGAGCGATCTCCGGTAGGGTATTCCCggacgagcttgatgatCGCTGTGTGGAGAGCCTCGAAGTTGTCCTCCATGCCTAGAGTGGTGGACGGACAGGTATCAGCGGACAAGTTCCCAGCATCGCTGAGCTGGCCATCGGCGAATAGACCCCAGACTAGGCGATGGCCGCCATCGGTGACAGAGAAGATGGCCCATTCTTCCGTGGAGGGGTATGCAAGACCGGGACGACCATCAGGCTCGACCAAAGCAGACAATTCAAAACGGATACGGTCAGCGTTGCGACTCAGGTGATCTTCTGAGCAAGTAAAGAAGTGAATGTCTGCGGAGGGGAATGCTGTTGAGGAAAGTTGTGGAGAAGAGCCACCACTCAGATTACCCCGGTAGAACCCTGGTTCTGGGACGGTATTGGTACGTCTATCAGGGAACGACTGCAAGGAGCTGGGAGACAACGCAGATGATGCGGCGCAGGGAGTGGGAGAGCTACATGCGGGGGATGTCGCTGTGGGAAACAGGGCGCCCAGTAGGGTTAGCACGTCTGTAGCAGAAAGCATGAGAAATGCGCATGGTGATTCTTGATGACTCTTGGGTTGTGAGCGCTGGGCAAATTGCATGTTGTCGTTGTCCGTTGTCTGGAACTGATGAAGCATATTCTCAACATGTTGCCGGACCGCAGGACGAGTCATTGAAAAGTGATGCCTGTCGGGGAGGATCAATGAGTTGGAACAATTCACTCTTTTTTCATCAGAAAGTCCAAAAATGGTAGGACTTACATTGAGCGTAGAATAGCAAAGACCTGCGAATATGCCCGAAGGGcaacctggccaaggagcTTTTCTCTGGCATCTTTTCTGATatgaaaatcaagaagaagtccGAAAGTCTAAGAAGAAAGCAGAGATCAGTTCCCCTCCCCAAGTCCAGAAATCATAACATTAGAAGACGGGCTGGAACAGACCTCGGGATAAGCCAGTGCCCCAGAGAGAAATTTAGGGAAGAACCACTGGAGGAGCAAATACTCTAGAAAACGGGCACGACTGTCCGGAGAACCCAGTTTCTGCAAAATGGCGCGAGCAAACTTGAACACTGTATGAGGGAAGCCTGCGTCTGGGTCATCAAGGAGTTTGAATAGGGCATCTACAGCAGAGGCGAAATATTCCTCAGCAACGTCAGTTTTCAACGGATCAAGGGACCCCGCGTCAAAACCCAGTCCGGCTGGGGTTTCGATATGCTCCAGGAGGAACGCGCCAGTCTGGAGGATGTCCATGAGGTAGAGCTCGAACTTTGGTCTGGCTTGCCAGGCACTGCCCATGGTCCAGGATGAGAGGATGTGGCCAATGAGGGGATAGAACCTATTGCCTCCTTGGGTGATAAGTTCAGAACAAACAGAAGACCAAACATCCAAGCGCAAGCGAGCCTCTGGGGTATCAGAGTCCAAGGGAGTAGCAAAAACATTGAAGACCAGGTTGGAAATAGCGTCTGTTCTCTCAAAATTGACAGCATGATCTCGGAAAGGAACGGATGCAGCAGAAGCGCGTTTAGGTAGAGAATACTGGTTCCGTGAACGGGCCGCAGGAAGGAATGTGTGATCACCAGAGTCCAGAGATGTGGTTGACGTGGATAATAAGGCATTCAGCTGCGCGGACGTCAAACTGCATAATCTATCACAAAGGAACTGAGGGTTGGTCCGGACCAACTGCAAAATCCTAAGAAGATCGGACCTTGACTGAGGGCTGAGCTGAAGGAAAAAATCCGGGGAACGCTCCACAGTAGATTCCTGCGCAGATGACCAGTCTTCCGAAGGGTCCTGCCTGTAGAAGTGGTGACGCATGGCCAGGTCATGGGAATCCTGGAGATCCAAGAAGGTATGATACAAAGCCAGGAAGTTCGCCTTATCTTCATGTTTCAGACTTTCGACTAAACCGCGCTGCACGACGCCTCCAACGCGAACCAAGCGTGTGGAGATACCAATGGATATCTTGGTGGCATGAAGACGGTTTTCCAGCGTTTTGCGACGCGCTTGCTTGTGCTGGTTTTGGCGGTAGCGGATTGCAAAATCCTCAAATGAGACCTTGGGGGGCTCCGTTGATATGGATGGAAGTGTgggtgttgttgttggtggtggtggtggtggttgatCCATTGCCTGGCGGCTATCCGAGCGCATGGGAGCTGCTATGAATTGCGCACTGGAACGGCCCGAGTCCTCAGACTCACCTATAGTCAGATCAACCTGTGAAACGGAGGAGCGATCAACGCTCCCGTCGTCGGGAACCAACAGCATGGGCGACATGCTGGGAGTTGGAGCAGTAGATGGCTGAGGCACCGAAGGGGAATCTTGCGCGCGGCTCGCGGTATTACATGTTGCAGTAGCCTGAGATGATAGGGGTAACAGGTCTGAAATAGGGATGTTAGTTAAATCAAAGTCGGAAATCAGCGCCTCAAagtagaaaagaaaaaagacGATTATTAGCGGGAGGGTCTGAACAAGGGGGGAGACTTTTGCATGtcacaagaagaagggattCGCCCTCCCGTCCAATTTAGATTTGGAATAATTGGAGGCAAAGGGATAGGGTGTACTCACAGGTCACATAAGAGGCCAGAATTGACGGTAGGCCATCGCGTTGGGCATCGAACATGGTGTTGCCATGGACAGTGCCCCGGCCACCCAGCCTAGAGAAGACTTGAGATCGCGAAATGGCTCGGGCGCCTGAAACCTGCTCCTTAGCACATGATTCTCCTACTGAACTTGATGAGATGGTAGACCGCTCCTCATCACGATGTTGAGGATTGTTCGCAACTGCCGACCGCTCCAGAGTGAGATGAATAGCTATGCAAAGGCAGCGAGTAAGACGAAGCGGTGGACGCGAGGAAGCTTGGGGATTTTGTCGCGGTTATACGAAGAGTGATGGTCAGAGAGGCGCTGTGCTAGTGTGATGCAGGAATCCAGAAAGAGGGTGAAGCTGTCAATCAATGACAGTGATGATCCGTCGTATGGGAAATAGGCAGATAATTATTGTGAAGGATTGAAGAATCAACAAATAGTCCTCTTCTACCGTAGTATGCGAGCTAAAGGCCTAGAAGGCTGGTttgcagaagaggaagtggGAGAGGTGTAGTTTATTAACAAGAGAACAAAAAATCAGGGGACCCGACGAAGGAGTCAATACCTAGGATAGATAATGGATGAGACACGATTTTCTGTTTGAGGATGGATGCTTGACTAAGGACGTCGAACGTTAGAAGGATGACATGCAGGCAGACCACAGAGGggcaagaaacaaaagaagaaaaagaaatggaggACGAGTGGATGGATAGATCGATACTGGAGAGATGCAGTGGTGACTCTTGCCGACAAATCAATAATGCTACTACTGCTGCTACTGCTTCTGCTAGGAGGGAATGATCCTAGCTGGAAGAGGGGCCAGATAACGTGTGGCCCTTTCTTGATGGTTGCTGAGAGTTTTATCTAGTGTAGGGCCAGCAGAATTCCTGAGTCAGAGTCGCTGTTCTGCAATAATACTAGAAATTATTGCCTCGAAGCCAGAGTGGCTGTACTTGGGTTTGCTACTTCGCCATCAATACCTGAGTAATAAGTACACAATCCCCTCCGTACAGGAGTAAACTAGACTACGAGGGAAGGAATTCTTCGATAACCTCCGCGAAAGTCGGAGACGTTTCCCACTCGGTCGCCTTGCAGATCGTCTAGAGGCAAGATGATTCTGGTCCGGTCGCAGATCGTCCCTTCTTGACTCGACGGATGACTGGAGATGGCCACGAAAGCGCATCGGCGTCAAATGAGAGGAGTTTTTACTGGCTGACTCTGGAGTGACTAGGTACCTCGTCTATTGTAGTTTCCTATGTAAGCACCTTTCCGCAGTACCTAGACCAAGGGTGTCGTATCCTGTCATCGTGCCACAGACCGATGGGGAGCGTTGATGCTTGAAGGGaacggagtacggagtacacaggAGACAGACCTGGATAGTTGATGTGTTGGCACTGCATGCATGGCGGGTTGTCCTTTTTCCTGCCATGATTGGTCAGTCCCCCTCCTCATCCCTCCCACCAGCTGTCTCTTGactctccttttcctctggTGTTTATTGAACACCTCCATAAAGATGGGGAAAagactcatcctcatgaTTATTACGGCAGCATATGGTAAGCTATTCTCTTGCAGGTGCATATCAATAGTGGACCATAGAGACTCCAAGGATTGAGGTTCGAAATATCATTTTCCGGGTGGAGTAACtctgtatggagtagtaGATGGAGCAACACTGGGATGAACACTTGGACCTGAGTCAAAATTACTAACAAGAAGACAGGCTGTTATTCCCCACATGGCACGTGTCCCAATCGGACAACCCAAGAGATCAGGCTAAACCTCTCTCGGTTACCGTGATCGATGACCAGCCCATgaaaagagaagagcagGATCCCAAAGACCTGTTCAGCTGTCCTCGCACTGGTTCAAGGTGAGCTGAAGACCAGAATCAAAGTCTGCACATATGCTAATCTTGCTTTGAATATCATCGTGGAGGATAATATAGTTCAATCTAAACTCTCTGCTCTCGTTTTCGCTCCTGCGACCTAAAGATGAGACGCGACAAGTTCAAGTGCCACAGCCAGCACAGGTATCGTAAATGCGATCAGTTGACTCGATCTATGCTGTTTTCCCACAAATGACCATGAAATCACAGACACTCAACCCGTAGACGTCTTGGATATTGCCCCACAGTGATTCTAGAATAACGACGTACGCCATAACTCCCATCTTTGCAAACTGAGGCAGTGTATATCTTGCGGATCCACGCTGATATGGATACTGTCCTTCCCTCCTCCCCTAATTGCACACCCACTTTTTGTCAACCTCCCGCTGTCCAACACGCGTCGCCACGTGAGTAAGGGTCTCCTTAAGGACGTCTTTCGATATCTTGGGAAATCTAGTGAAGCGTCATTAGCATGATGCTGAACTGAAACTCGTCCGGGGGGGGGGCAATGGAGGAGCTTATACCGTTTCTTCAAAACCTCGATCAGGCCTGTTTTCGTCAGGTCGCTACCATTCACCACCTCTTTAAATTCGGCCAGTTGCTCTGGTGTCAATGTGCGCTTCGCCTTGCCACTTGCGGTCAACAGGGTCGGGGTTACTCCTGCAGTAGCAGGCGCAGCAGTTTGGGATTGAGTGCTTGAAGGAACGACCATGAATGAATGGAGAGTGCAACGGCCCACACCACCTGCTGGGAGTTGCTCTGTTGGCTTTGGTTTTTGCCAATATGCCGTGGAGAATGGGTCAATAGGGAAGGTAACCGAATCCATGGTCGTCTGGATCCTGTACATTTCAAGCTCGTGGTCTCCGCCTTCGCCTTGCCAACGTAGTCCGGTACTCAGAGGCTCCAAATCTCCCACTATCAATCGTCGTTTGCCCTCCAGgttatcatcatcgtcgtccaaGAACCCATCCATGTCATCATCCCCTTCATCActtccttcctcctcctcctcggaaTCCAGATCTTCGCCCTCTTCCGGCTCCTCCCACTCGGCCTCGGAATCATAGTCGTAGTTGATATCGGGTAGACCACGGTGGAAGGGATTGCGCATGAGTTTAATAGCAGCAGATTCCGGAAGCGTCTTGGTAAAAGTGCCCTGGTAAGGAGGTCGAACATCTTCACCAAACTTTAGAGATTTCATTTTGATGCGTCTGAGCAATTCTTGAGCCCGGCGCGCAGAATCAGGGTCGGACTGCTCGAGACTCTGCATTCTAAGCAGAATCTCTTTGACGGAGGCAGCCTGTCTTCCACGCCGCCGGTTATACGGCATGAGTCGGAAAAGTTCAGAGGGCCGGAATGAAAGAGGCTCCGCGGACCCATTTCGATAGGATTGTAGGCAAGCATCGACCCTTTCTCGCACGTGAGAAAGAGCCTGTGGATCACGTTCGAACTGGTGCGGCGGGGCGATTCTTGTGTGAGACTGTAAGAAGAAGTCCGGAAATTCTCGTTGATAGTCAGATTGAGGCGGAGTGGGGTTCTGGGAGGTTGACTTTGAGACACCATCGGCGATCGGTATCTTGGGTGAGTCGGAAGCAGTATCGTCAGTTGGCTGTGCTGGAGGTTTAGGTTTGACGAAAAATGCATTCAGTTTCGTTTGTGCCTAATCAGAGGTTAGCAAGTAGAAGAGGCCATTGGATTGAAAAATACCATCATTGGATAGCGAAATGCTTACCCtttccttcttcaacttttcctcttctttcttacgtttctcttcttctttagcggccttctcctcttccttcagcctcttcttctcttcttttcgcTTACGTTCCTCCTCCCGTTCGGCTTCGCgcttttttctctcttcttcctttatgcgcttctcctcttctttcttggctttctCCTCTAACTTCTGCCGTTCTtttgcttccttctcctgtTGTTTAGCTTCTTTGCTCGCAGGTGACAGCTTCCGCTTTTTGGCACTTGGCGCAGGGGCGTTGGTGGTCTTCGTAGGGGTCGATGGCTGTGTATTTTTTGATGTGGTTTCCGTTGTAGAGCTTGGTTGACGAACTTCTACAAACACCGATCCGCCAGGCGTTGTTGTATTCGCAACGTTCTGTTGATTCGGAATTTCAATGCTGGCTGGGGGGCCTGACGGTGTTTTGACATGTTGGTCGGTTGGGGTGCAGGACGCTGCGGCGTGAGATAATGATGGGTCTTGGTTTTCTTGATCACATATTTTCGATGTCTTCCTGCTTTCTGGCGAATGTGGTGATgcctcaatctcctggaTTGAGCGCTTTCTCGACGCTGACGGCGAAGTGGGATAGGATTGGGgtggaagggaagagagaCCCGACGAGCTGTCAACGGACACTTCCATTCTGTGCTGGTCTCAAGGCTACCTAATTAAAATAGCTGAACCCAGATGTCAATTTCTTTGCCCAGAGACTGCCCAGGGAAGGTCAAGCCATGAGAGGTCAGGTCGGTGACCCTTCCGTAGCCGTGTTGTGAAACACGCGTTAATTGAAGTTCGCGCCTTCTTCGCGTCTGCGGAGGGGAAGGCACGTGCTTTCCCGCTGCTTTAACCCCCTTTACATTACAAtgcctttttcttgctgaTTTAGAGTAATTTCGTCTGCACTTCCAAGCATGAGCTAGTGAATATGGACTTACCGAAGTCCACTCTAGCAGCTTTAGGATGGACTTGCAGACATACATTCACTGGTGACTTCAACTCAGCTTTAGCAGCCTCGAATGGCTCCAGAATTGAATCAAGCGACATCAAGCTGAGTGTCCATTGGTTGATCTACCTCAACTCTTGCGCAgttgaggagattgaagTTTACTGTGACTTGTGAGGGAAAGAGTTCTTGATTGACTTGAA carries:
- a CDS encoding putative chromatin assembly factor 1 subunit A translates to MEVSVDSSSGLSSLPPQSYPTSPSASRKRSIQEIEASPHSPESRKTSKICDQENQDPSLSHAAASCTPTDQHVKTPSGPPASIEIPNQQNVANTTTPGGSVFVEVRQPSSTTETTSKNTQPSTPTKTTNAPAPSAKKRKLSPASKEAKQQEKEAKERQKLEEKAKKEEEKRIKEEERKKREAEREEERKRKEEKKRLKEEEKAAKEEEKRKKEEEKLKKERAQTKLNAFFVKPKPPAQPTDDTASDSPKIPIADGVSKSTSQNPTPPQSDYQREFPDFFLQSHTRIAPPHQFERDPQALSHVRERVDACLQSYRNGSAEPLSFRPSELFRLMPYNRRRGRQAASVKEILLRMQSLEQSDPDSARRAQELLRRIKMKSLKFGEDVRPPYQGTFTKTLPESAAIKLMRNPFHRGLPDINYDYDSEAEWEEPEEGEDLDSEEEEEGSDEGDDDMDGFLDDDDDNLEGKRRLIVGDLEPLSTGLRWQGEGGDHELEMYRIQTTMDSVTFPIDPFSTAYWQKPKPTEQLPAGGVGRCTLHSFMVVPSSTQSQTAAPATAGVTPTLLTASGKAKRTLTPEQLAEFKEVVNGSDLTKTGLIEVLKKRFPKISKDVLKETLTHVATRVGQREVDKKWVCN